In the Populus nigra chromosome 2, ddPopNigr1.1, whole genome shotgun sequence genome, atatagatcggCTGGCTGCTTGCCTTCCATTATGGATATTCGACGTCCTGCTCTTGGCTTTTAAGGAGTTATAAATTGTTACTGCAAATTTTGACCAAGATAACTTTTAGTTGTCGTTTCCCAGATAAGAGAGAGAACCACAAGCACATCAAAATTCTGAATAATAATTCTGATATCCAAAAGAGCTCACAAAGTGACTTTAAATTGCTAggattgaaaattttgttaattttttaatatttcgaaaataaaaaattatacgaACTAAAAACAAAGGTCTAAATATATAATAGGATTTGGTGTCTTGAAAAACCTCAAACATCATATCTTGATGCCTGCGACATGCATCTCTTGCATTAAAAATGTTATGATATGCACAAAAACATCGCAAATCCGACTGAACTATTGTTTCCTTAATTTCATCCTTGCGCTGATATGTCTTGCCAAGGCAGTTCAGCATCGTCACTACTCCAAAATACCCTGGATTAGCATGTCATTAGAAGAGGGTTTTACATCGTTCATCCAACTGTAGAATTTGACTCTTTAGTTAGTGAGATCAGTGCTCTTCTTGAGCTGAAAGAACTGGAGCAGCTTTCCAGTTAAGGAAAAATAAGATCTCTAGCTAGTTCAGTAAATAAAATTGCTTAACATCTcatagattttcttttcttgattgccAAGGAGTATTCGGATCATTGACTAACTTAGCCCCCAAGGAGATGTAAGAGCTGGAACTTCGTATCAATGATCCCCTTGGAGGGTTGGTCCAAGTGTTAAACGAGTTTACTTTCTTCATAGTTATAGCATCAAATTTAATACGAAACTCCTAGCAAAAAAGCAAATGGTGTCGTTTGATAAACAAGGTGATGCATGGCGGTTTGGTGCAAAATTGCTTTTGCTTTGCTGTCAGGACTCAGGAGCAGCAGAGGACGTGCCTGACGGCTCGCATTCCACCACAACTCTTTCGAAATCTGCATTAATTTCTTTCATTCATTCCTCACTGTTCTCTTCTACACTAAAAAGCATACAACACAAAGACAAAACCCCAATTTACTCCCTTCCTGCATCTCTCTAGCAATGTGAGACAATGATGCCCACATGCTTTCTTTTATTGTTCACTTAACCTCATAAAAACAACgcattctctttttttaatttcctagaCATGGGCTCTTACCCTTTTACTCCTTATCTCCACTGATTTTCTGGAAGACTTTCTTGCTCTCTCAATCTTTTGTGACGAAAGCTGATCAGCGATCATCCCTTTTCTTCTGGTCTTATCTGTGGGCTTACTTGCATACTAAGGGGCTGTAAGGTGTCTTCTTAAGGAAGATTCTACAGTTAGGTTCGAGGAGACAGGCTTTTGTTTGTGTGTCCTTTCTGTTATTTTCAATACATTATGAAGGTTTCTGGTCTCTGGATTTTGTACTTGATGGTTGGGACAGCCTTAATGTTCCTTAACTGCTCATCAGGCACGACTTGCTTGGCAATTACTGGTAAGTGCCTAAGTGGTACTACTAACTATTTTCAGCTCCACTTGTGGTTTTGTTTGCATCATCGTACTATAAGACAAAGACATTGGCAGAAAATTTTTCTGATTTCATGTAGGATCTTGTAGAGATTCTCATTCTCATTGTCTTCTCTTAATTTGGTTGTTGGGTTTTGATTCTTGACATTGCTTGCTCTTTTTATTGCATGTTCACATTTGGTTCTCACAATTAGGAAACAGATTGAGAAAATAATGCAATGATAACCTTTTTGTGCGTGGAGATATGTTTTCAATGATCGATACCTAAAATGAGTTCGGTCCCTCTTCACTACGAATTGTCAATGTCAAGGCTATGATTCTGATCTCTGTAATTGAAGCAGAACTGCTTGTTTTCTTTCACCTATCAATTGCCGAAGTCACACTAAGAAATCAGGGCTTGCAATACAAAATCCTTGTGTAGCTGAGTCCCTGCTTTTACTTAAGAGTCGAATTTCGTGATCCCTATTGGGTTGTTCTATCATCATACCAGCAGCATTTATTGTTGTAGTTAGCCGTCATGACAAATCAGGTGAAAGTATACATAGAAAATCCAAATCATGCCCGAGTAAAGCTTCTTAAATCCCAAATATTTATCAAgtaatcaatatatttaatcatTAATGTGCTTGAAGTAAGTTAATTGAACACAGGCATTTCTGCAACTCGACAGACTGGAGAGtactgttaaataatattcgtCGGTGGCCGAAATTCTTTTTAAACATGGAGCGCTGGGTGGATTCTATTATCAGGCGCATTGATTTATGCAAAAATGAATTCTTAGTTCAAAGGCTTGTGTAACCAAAGGAAGACTAGCCACtagatacaaaaataaagaagaggtTGTATTCATCTGGCACCTGTCGTTGTTCTTGAATGGATCCTTGGTTGTAGAGACTGAATAGTTAGCAGAAGAGTGAATAATATGTATTTGTTGTCTTGTAATCATGCTGCAACTTAAGGGTCGGTCCAGAATATGCTGGCTTCAAATCATAGGATTCTTTGAACAATTGGAAATCTTTTCCAGATAcaacttgtgaattgtgattgCATTTTAGTATCTTTCCTCTAAATAACACTCTAGTCTAGAGTGCGCATTGTGCAGCAAGGACCGCAACAATTATACATTTGTGGGCAATTAGTCCTTGGACACAACAATTTTTTGGCCATTTCTTGTATTCTTTGCCTTTCCAACAGTGGATAAGGGTTATCAAACCTTGTATGATCAAATTACATGTTATGTGGAGTCTTTTGGAATTCATGTCAGTGATTACGCTGTGGATTTGGTGCACGAGATATTGTAAGATGGTTTTTTCAGAGAGAACTGCGTCAGCGGGGGAAACCGCGAAATTGTGCAATGATGCCGAAACTCCAATTTTTGAATTGTGCTTAATTATCATTGGTTAGCAGGAACCAATGGCTAGTGAACATGCTAACACTATGTTATTCCTGAATGTAATTCCAGATATGGTCTTCACTGACTCTCGTGGTAGCATGACAATGGCAACAACAAGCAGGAAGCTCAAGGTACATTCACTGTAGGCAAAAAAGGGCACATAGGCTAAAAAGAATCATTCATTTTGCTTTAATTATGAATATGCAACAAACTAATTAACTGATCCCTTTTTATTCTTATCCTATGAAACTGCAGGAAAATGGCTATGATCTGAAAGATGATGTTAAGACCAGTGCACACAACGTGAACCTGGAAGATTACCACCCTATCGATCCAGTTCCAAGTTCAAAAGCTTCCATAAAACCTGGTCCTATTGAGCATGGCACTCCTCTTAACCCATATATTCCCAAGCCTTCTCCTCCTGGTCCTGGTCATCCAAAACCCTTGGGTTAGCTTGGTGAACATACTCATTTCTCAAAAATGATGTAGCCCTTAATCTCTATCTGGTGTTTTGTGTACGTGCCTTGCCTGTTTTAATGTCTACGTATAGCCAACTCATGTATCCTGCTTTGCTtggtttgaattttcttgtaatttgatGGTGTTCTTGGGATTTGCTATCCTTCAACAATAACTCTAATGTTTATGCAGTGAATTAATGGAGTAAGATCGCTTTCTTCCCTGAGTGGAATAATGATTAACAGATCTTGCTGCTTTGTTCGTTAATTATATTACTTGCTTACACTTCGTTATCCATATCTGTGGCCTGAAAGAGATGCTCAAGCTCGTTTCCTAATCTATGGTTGGTCACTTTAACCTACCACGCACCTTTTTAGATTTGTTAAAAGCTTCTTCTTGTGCTCTTGTATCCTTTTTCTTATAACTGGAAAGCTTGAGTTACAAGTCGGAAGAGTTGGTTTCAATACCGGATTAATGGCCGGGTTTTGAACAAGTTATTGGGTCAACATGAAACATGAATTTTTAACTAGGTcagtgaatttttattttttttgtttttttttcagcttGGAATAGTCTAGATCCTAAGTTGACCAGTTAAATGGATCTGGCTTGATTAGTATCCATTACAATtcgaaaaaaaatctaaatattctgATCAAATTCATAGAATCAAAATCAGAGAATCAATCACGTTTAATAGCTGTAGTGTATACGCTTTATTTATCTACGAGAATTGTTCatgaaggaaatgaaaaagaaaaaagaaaatatctttattAACTTGAGTGCTAACGAAGGAACAGACGTTTTTCATAGAGGTCCttgtataaattaatttcacAAGCATGCAAAATGCTCGTAGCGTCCAAGTCCTGATTCATAGACCTCAAACTCGTCCATTTCAGTTCAAGAAAGGTTTAAGCAATTTAACCTTAATTAATATAAGCTTTGCCTACTGATCATTCCTCCCTGGCCGAAGAATCTGGGGATTCCAGCACAAGCACCAGCGTTGCATCTTCACCTAGCTATAAGCATTATTTATGAGACCTTCAATCAATAGCTACTCCATTTCTAACTTTACATCtacttttgtttttgcaattctTGGCGACTGATATTGCTTGAAGTTTAATATTTTCCCTGAATATTATACTGAGAATTATACCTACTAAGCAACTAGCAGAAAGCAAGCCAAAAACATGGAGAGAATACTAATCATGTTGTCCCTCTCGAGAGTCCTAGTAAGAATTGAGTGCTAACCATGAACAAGCTTGATCTAGAGGGTGACCAAACCAAACCTAAAAgcagaagaaaaatcaaggaaagTAGAATTATCCACGCACCAACCCTCATTGACCAGACCCAAGAACAAAAACGATACCTTCTTCTCCAAGCTAAATCTTATTTACCATCCAATTTTTCCCATCAATCAACGTCTCACCTAGCTAGTGCACCAATATTCTCCTAGCTCATTCTCTCTTCACAATCTCTCAATGAGAAGATAGAGAGTATCATGATAAGACTTGCAAAAGAGAGCCCCAATTAACCATCATTTAGTCCATACGTGCTGTCtcactcttttttcttcttttcttctctggGCTTGCTAGTGGAAAGATGAGCATCGTACTCATTAAAGCAATTGGACCAAGGAAAAAAGCCATTCATCCTAACTCTCAAAGTGGGGCATCGTTCATTAGTTTAGAAACGTTACTTAATGTAAAGCTTGGTTACTTTAAAaccaattataatataaattgttGCTTAAGTCACGACACTTTCTAACTCCTAACGATCATGATTTGTTAataaagatttgattttaaactGATTGCCATCTTTTTTAAGTTACTAACGAATTAGCTTGCCTGTAAATCAGTGCAGATGTCAGCTTGGAACCACATGATGTCCTTGTTAACTTTTTAGTTTGCTAAATTATCATTTCATGTTaatggattttaattattttcttaattttttaaaaaaactagttttgtaATTTCTATCTCTAGCTAGGAAGCTATCACCGTCCAAACCACCGATTACCATCAATGGAACTAGATCAAAAAAGTTATAACCGAGTGCATATTGCTTAGGTTTCAATGCCCGTGTAAAGCTCTGTTTAGCGTTGTGTTGCAAATTTCTTAGTTTTCAATGCCTGTGTAAAGCTCTGTTTAGCATTGTATTGCAGTATGTTAcacaatatataatataaattatatcctaaAAATCTCATATAGTAGATTAAATTATTGGATTaaaatgattctttaacatAGTATTAGAGCCTTAATGACTAAACGgttacgagttcgaatctcatcatcctcatttatttgataaaaattaagcataaagtaATATAAGTccgtgcaagtttcaagttcaaataacttttatttgaggggatgtgttaaataatatataatatcaatCATATTATAGGACCTCACataatagtttaagctattagattgagatggttctttaataCAATACAAGGCATAATTAAATCTGACGGTACTGTTGTGTTTTACTCcaaaattgttttcttaaaactttaatttaaaaaatttataatttatagcttttttttaaaccGGTGTTTTCAAAGCGCAAATACAAAAACTATCCTAATAccaaaattacattaaaatagaaaaagaatcatGGGGCACATGAGATCAATAGCCTATATAAAAGGAAGGGAAATATTCATATAGAGAGGCAATTAAGGACAGAAACAGACAGCATGGGACAGGGCATCCTAGAAAGATCAGCTATGCTTTTTTATCCGCCCATGTGGTGTTTTTCTCCTTGATCTTGATCGGAGTGCTTGGGACATCTTTTATTGCAATAAAACAGTGCTAACTACTCACGTCAGGTGCTTGTTAGAGAAAGAAACAACAAGTTGAGGGTGATTCGGTTAGGTTTATCACCATTTTTGCAAGGCAATTAATTAAGCACTTCTGGTGAATGTTTGGAGAGAAGGAAGATTGCTTGCCATGAGTAGTGTTCATAAAGCAATCATTTCCATCTTCATCATCTTAATTGCCTCATAAAATGATATGATGTATCGTTCTCTGTAGTTATAATTCCTTGCCATCTAATCAATAAGATgtttaataattaaagtttgCCAATCAAATGCAAATCTTAAACAAAAACCCTAGTTGGGCAAAAAGCTTGTTTGCGTCATTGTTGCCGGCCGGTTTAAGTCACAAGTCATTGATTGATCGATTGCCGGGTCAATCCGCAAATAACATAGttttggaaaatgttttttcataaaCATCCCAGTACTTACGTCTCATTAATTTAGGCTTGAGTTTGATCGagtgaatatttaaaataatttaaaataaaacctgTTTGATTCGAGTTTTAAATATACAAGCTATAAATCGATTTAtggtcaaatttaataattatggtttgTACAACTTATGATTTATATGTGAGAGAATtgtttataaagaaaaagaaaaggaaaaagaaaaaagagaacatCTTTATTAATTTGAGTGCTAACGAAGGAACAGGCTTTTCCCGGGTGGTCCTTTTATACATTAATTTCACAAGCGTGCAGAGTGCTCGCAGCGTCCAAGTCGTGATTCTGATTCACAGACCTCAAGCTTGTCCATGGCAGTTTGTATAGTTTTTCCATTGCTGCTTAATTTGTTTGCCTAGCTGTAGCAAAAGCTAGCAGGACCAGCGGCCACTAGATCCTGTTCGTTACATAACTGCACACTAAAACTAACTtccttttagattttaatttagtggcacaaaataattatcttaattatATCAAGCCTCAATTtcccttttatttcttcttcttcttcttcttcttctttttggagATATAGTAACCTTGGTTATTAAATACGGATTTATGTGACCCGGGGTTGGTTTATGTTTcaccggaaaaaaaaagagaagtaatCAATTGTGCCCTGATAAAATActtgaattaattaaactacAACTCAATCAAAACATgcaagtttttattaaattaaatttatatttggagACATGTTActtagagagaaaaatattaattctggtattaataacttattaaaatttaaaaaataactgattTTGATGGGCAAAAGTGCTTTTTAAGGCCTTAACCACTCTTCAAAGAGTTGGTATGTCAGTTGGAGATGATGAATGTTTAGTAATGTTTAGCTAGGGTGGGTACAGgaactataaattaaattcattcaagTTTAGGGTTGGGATGGAAAGAGGAGAGGCACGCTTTTATTTTTGCCAAAGCTGCCTACCTCTCCCCACCTTTTTCTACAAGGCAGCTAGTTAGTGCGAGTTAAGGCTCAAAATAGCCCTGCATACATATACAGGTCCTACTTCTTTCGAAGAGGCAAGGCAAAGGTGCTTGACTTCGACCTCAGATTTTTAGCTTCCTACAAAGCTGAGAGTGGTGTCTGAATAACTAGTTGCTCATTCACCCGAATTTAACCACGAGGGATAATTATAGAGCTTAAAAAGCACCAAGACATAAAACATTTTTAGCTGGGAAAGTTAATGCTTTCGCGTTTAGTTGTAAGACCCGAATCAAATCTAGTGATTCCTCGATCCAAAGTAATTAACAGACAAatccaggtttttttttaacaaaacaacattgtttaagggaaaaaaaatacttagatTCATATATATCAACTCATCCAATCAACAATCTCAAGTCTTGCACAAGTCTTGCATTTGAGGGCCTAGTTGCTGTGGTCAACCATGTGACTTGTCCCGAGTTCGACCCTTTATATGCACGTCTGTCACTCCCGTGGTGTCTAACTTGCCCCtgagcttgcaggatgtccagtgagccgtggggaatagtcgtagtacgcgcaagctggcccgggcaccccacgtaaataaaaaaaaaaacaaaatctcaagtCTTGAGTCCAGTCAACTTAAGTTATTTCATAATACATGTGTTGGTAATATtatgtaaagtatttttataaaaatattttttaattgaaaacatatCATGATCGTCACAGTGTGAtgacaatgatatttttttttaaaaaaaaaacatctattatatattagtatattaaaattataaaaatatatctaaaaaatattaatttataattttttcaattaaagaaaataaaaggtagggtgcattacaaaaacaaaatcacccTGCTTCCACGTATATACTCAAGCTAAGTAgataaaatgcatgctaaagacaaaataataataataataataatactaaaagaAAGCACTATGCAAAGTATTTCGAAggttaaaaataatcaagaattaATGTGGGGTCCGGGGTGGAAAGAAGTTGGATTGATTTTGATACCACACGGGTTAATAAAGCAGACACTAATGACTTGGATTAACTTAATATAGAGTTTGAGTTATAATAACTCAAAGCAGGGTGATAGTCCTTTTTCaacaaaagaatattaattatagTTAGTTAGCATTTGGTTAATGGGGACGCAAGTGACTTTCCTAGGCCCAGATTAATTATTGGGTTCTGATTTAGTTGGTGATTACattctttattttccttattaaGTGGTTGATGCTCCACCTGTTTATTtgaaagtaaaataattattgtttttagatatttttaaaaaatatttatcttaaaaaaatatcaatttaatttttttttataattttaatatatcaatgtcaaaaacaatctaaaaaataaaataatttaatgtatttttaagtgaaaaatactatgtatcacaataccaaatatatttataaaattataaaataataaaaaataaataaataaaaaggtttttaCAAGAAGCAAAACATACTAAGtatgtaatttaaaattcaaaaggcAATGTATTGTTattatcttga is a window encoding:
- the LOC133683177 gene encoding uncharacterized protein LOC133683177; this encodes MKVSGLWILYLMVGTALMFLNCSSGTTCLAITDMVFTDSRGSMTMATTSRKLKENGYDLKDDVKTSAHNVNLEDYHPIDPVPSSKASIKPGPIEHGTPLNPYIPKPSPPGPGHPKPLG